The following coding sequences are from one Candidatus Polarisedimenticolia bacterium window:
- a CDS encoding DUF3309 domain-containing protein → MLILLIVLLLLLGGGGGYYGYSRWGTNGGVGIFGIVLIVLVLVYLFGGHGMR, encoded by the coding sequence ATGCTGATACTGCTGATCGTTCTGCTCCTGCTGTTGGGCGGAGGCGGCGGCTATTACGGGTATTCCCGATGGGGGACCAATGGAGGCGTGGGGATATTCGGAATTGTCCTGATCGTGCTGGTGCTTGTGTATCTGTTTGGCGGGCATGGAATGCGATGA